A region from the Spea bombifrons isolate aSpeBom1 chromosome 7, aSpeBom1.2.pri, whole genome shotgun sequence genome encodes:
- the LOC128502271 gene encoding uncharacterized protein LOC128502271 produces MDGLISVGCNAEQRSLSSGLQLLPKDENEVTHAADGGGANYMSPLIPLNIRLADWGKDVTGSTAILAEMNIDLDSDSPAAEKRFKKREPIKTSTSTENTEPVAPTVPTTITVTDTDAEIPQERAVEEEEAVVVEAKKEDNVEEGGEAQKEKEDEAQKVDTEISDVKDTKEENVLEENNEGIPLPPAKPEATPKKAPKFKQRQSKQFKSKPPKRGVLGFGDDIPGMEGLGTDITVICPWEAFSHLELHELAQFGII; encoded by the exons ATGG ACGGATTAATAAGTGTCGGATGTAACGCAGAACAAAGATCTCTCTCCTCCGGGCTGCAACTTCTACCAAA AGATGAAAACGAGGTGACGCACGCTGCAGACGGTGGGGGCGCCAATTATATGTCACCCCTTATCCCTTTAAACATCCGATTGGCGGATTGGGGAAAGGACGTCACCGGAAgcaccgccattttggcagaa ATGAACATCGATTTAGATTCAGACAGCCCGGCCGCTGAAAAGCGATTCAAGAAACGGGAGCC GATTAAAACATCCACGTCTACAGAAAACACAGAACCGGTCGCACCCACAGTCCCAACGACCATAACGGTGACCGACACAGATGCCGAGATACCCCAAGAGAGAGcggtggaggaggaggaggcggTGGTGGTGGAAGCCAAGAAGGAAGACAACGTAGAGGAAGGAGGAGAAgcacaaaaagaaaaggaagatgAAGCTCAGAAGGTTGATACGGAAATCAGTGACGTAAAAGACACAAAGGAAGAGAACGTTCTAGAGGAAAACAACGAAGGGATCCCGCTGCCGCCTGCCAAGCCCGAAGCTACCCCAAAGAAAGCCCCCAAATTCAAACAGAGACAATCAAAACAATTCAAAAGCAAACCACCCAAGAGAGGAGTATTAGG GTTTGGAGATGATATTCCTGGGATGGAAGGACTCGGCACCG